Below is a genomic region from Penaeus vannamei isolate JL-2024 chromosome 18, ASM4276789v1, whole genome shotgun sequence.
gacacacgcacgcacaccgacacacgcacgcacaccgacacacgcacgcacaccgacacacgcacgcacaccgacacacgcacgcacaccgacacacgcacgcacaccgacacacgcacgcacaccgacacacgcacgcacaccgacacacgcacgcacaccgacacacgcacgcacaccgacacacgcacgcacaccgacacacgcacgcacgcacatactagCACGCGCCCACATGGGAACACCCTATCAGATATTGAATTATGCTTCTAGCTTGTGTTGGGAAAGGTATCCCATCTGGCAAACTCATCACTGCCAAAAATGATGGTTCTGTCCCAGATGTGGGAGCTTCTGGTTGTATTTGTTTTGATTGGAATTGCATCATTTATAGTTGCAAATTCACATGTTAGAATCTagcaaaaaatatatttcctctTGCATGAATTCTGATTAACAGATAGGTATAATGAACACACTTAAAATAATGTGAATGTTTTATTTATCAAAGATGTGTAAATCATCTGAACTCTCTCCATGTATTGCAGCGTGTGTACTACCTCTCCTTGGAGTACTACATGGGCCGCTCACTGACCAACACCATGATCAACTTGGGCATTCAGTCGGCTTGTGATGAGGCTCTGTATCAACTTGGATTAGATATTGAGGAGCTTGAATCTCTGGAGGAGGATGCTGGCTTGGGCAATGGAGGTCTCGGGCGGTTGGCAGCGTGCTTCCTGGATTCCATGGCTACCTTGGGTATGGCAGCCTATGGCTATGGCATCCGTTACGAATATGGTATCTTTGCCCAGAAGATCCGAAATGGAGAGCAGGTAAGCTGGAAAAAAATTGTTGAAATGTTCCATTTGATATTTGTTATATGAGAGATGAGGGTTTGAATTTCCAAATGTGTTCTTGGACCAATTGCGTTAATTGAATATTGATTTCCATGTTATAGATGGGTTTAATAACTTGCCGCTGTgatggcatgtgcgtacatgccatgcccacggtgtattttatttagttattgtttttacatatagatggctctacaagtactaagtcactaATGAGTCAATTATGAGAATTACCTgtttcacctgtttacccttttccttgatttttgatagTTATTAGCATCAAATACTGCTGTTagcaatatcagtaacaatatagtaattataatgtttataacaaaaataagtgtcgatattgttaccattagtaAGAAAAGAGTTTTCCTGCTacttcaaggaaaggtgaggttgaaagatctactaattgactcctttgtggctaaacacaggcagagccatctatgtgctaaaacattaacaaaacagTAAGAAAGGGAACGAAACATTTTCCCATCAGCATTGGCTTAATTGacaaatttataaacatattgtTGGCCAGTTGGTCTGAGGCCCATGTGGATGTGTATACCttaaatattatttgttttttctttctgcaGTTCTAATGATTTTTCATACCTAAAAGGTTGAGGAGCCTGATGACTGGCTGCGGTTTGGCAACCCATGGGAGAAGGCACGACCAGAGTACATGATCCCAGTTAATTTCTATGGACGTGTAGAAGACACACCCCAGGGCAAGAAGTGGGTTGACACTCAGGTTAGTTGAAGTTGAAGTATGTTTGATGATCAAATGGGAGCCACtggtggtattgatgataatttgAAACATTTTTGTGGCCTCCtctgtgtaaatataaattaaatattaaGTAAATTAAATATGTATCTTGTTTTATTAGAAACAAGATAACTCTATTTTATAGGGAAACAGTGATGCATCAAATTTAATTATTGgatattttataatattaatgaagattattattattttttttttttgctcagtaTTGGTTCTGATAATCATTTTATACCTTAATGTTACAGATTGTGTTTGCTATGCCTTATGATAACCCTATCCCTGGATACAAGAACAATGTAGTAAACACCATGAGGTTGTGGTCTGCCAAGTCCCCCAATAACTTCAATTTGAAGTTCTGTAAGTATAAATATGACAGGCCTGGAGAAGAAACCATTTGCTTTTTTTCAAATGGAAATTTGGTTACAATAACTTCTATTTCCCATGTGTTCTGATTAAATTAAATAGTATTATATTGTGATCCCAGAATTCTATAAATGTTTGTTACCTGTTTAAAAATTatatacttctattttttttataactataaTTTTACTCTAAAATATAAGGTAGTTTTATGTTGCTGTTATGATAGTATTGCACCTAAGAGATGTATACTTTTTCTTTTGTACTGATTATAACCTCTGAATATAAAAAATGTCTCTATGAAATAAAGATTGAGTTGCTATTGTTACTGAAAAGAAGTGATCaagtatgttttgtattatatgATAGTATTGTGTTTCAGTCAATGATGGTGACTACATCCAGGCTGTCCTTGACCGTAACTTTGCTGAGAACATCTCTCGTGTCTTGTACCCCAACGACAATTTCTTTGAGGGTAAAGAGCTTCGCTTGAAGCAGGAATATTTCATGGTTGCTGCCACTCTTCAGGATATCATTAGACGCTTCAAGGCCTCCAAGTTTGGCTCAAAAGACCAGGTTCGCACGGATTTCGACACATTCCCTGAGAAGGTAAGTAAAGCTgatttaaaagtatatattttttttgtgacaGTGGCTAAAGATAATTATTTCAATGTTACATTTTTTTAAGTAagtgattttgtttgtgtttacagTTATTTTGAGAGATGTACATCCTCTTGCTCTGTGAGGAATTTTTCAGCATTCAGTTAAAGATGTTTATGTACTTCGGAATGATAACATTTTGAAAAAGATGTTGGGCTCCTGACTTAGAATCATCCTCTGTTGCAAGCATAATAGCCCTTTGTGAATGGAACTAGATAAAAACTACAGTAAACTTGATGTCAAAGTTTTGTTCTTTGAGGCTGCCTCATATTTACTGGGCTCGATAAATACTTGAAAGGCCAGAGTCACTGTTACATACTTTGATATGAAAGATAGAGCAAAAATAGCACTTGCTGCCTGAGAACTGATTGCTCTTTGTAGTTGTATGGTTCTTACTTTTATTTCAACGTGAAGAATTTTGAATGCTTTCTTAattttttgcatgaatattgCAATCATGTGACCGGGCCTTGATCTATAATTAGCCTTTGGAATATGTAGGCATGGATTCTTCTAATTTACTTTTGTTATGAATGACATCCAAAACTTCATTTAGCTAAACTGTATTAGATTTCTTTAATACTTATAATATCTGTGACATAGAAATAAGCAAAGCACAAAGTTCATTCccatataaagatatgcatatgttGTGCATGGAGTATATTTTATGTTGAACCTCCTAAATTCAGGAACAGCACAACCATTAATTAAAATGGAATCAAGTAATTGGTTATAAGAATTTAAGTTGTGGTATGTTCCTATTACAGGTAGCACTCCAGCTGAATGACACTCATCCTTCCCTGGCCATTCCTGAACTGATGCGTATCTTGGTTGACATTGAAGGTCTCTCATGGGCTAAGGCATGGGGTATTTGTGTGAAGACCTGTGCATACACCAATCACACAGTGTTGCCGGAAGCTCTGGAGCGCTGGCCAACTAGCATGCTGGAACACATTCTCCCAAGGCATCTCCAGATTATCTACGAGATCAACCATTTCCATCTGCAGGAGGTCTCAAAGAGGTAAGATCTTCAATAGAAGAATTTTGACAATTTTTATGAGCCAAAATTTCAAACTAAATTTTAGTTAATGATTTGCAATGGAGAAACACAAACAGTAGAGGAGGTATCCTTAAATTTGAAGTGTAAGAAGATATGTTTGCAGTTGAACTACTTTATATATGCTCATAATTGGTTGTCTGACAGGTGGCCTGGAGATATGGATCGTGTGAGGCGCATGTCTCTGGTGGAAGAGTGTGGTGAAAAGAGAATCAACATGGCTCATCTCTGCATTGTGGGCTCTCATGCTGTGAACGGTGTGGCTGCCATTCACTCCGAGATCATCAAGCGAGACATCTTCAAAGACTTCGCGGAAATGAACCCTGAGAAATTCCAGAACAAGACCAATGGTATTACTCCTCGCCGTTGGCTCTTACTATGCAATCCAGCTCTTGCTGATGTCATTGCAGAGAAGATTGGAGAAGAATGGGTAGTGCATCTTGATCAGCTTACTAAGCTGAAGCCTCTTGCTAAGGATGCTGGTTTCATCCGTGCTGTACAAACAGCAAAGCAAGAGAACAAAATGCGTCTTGCTAAACAGCTTGAGCAGGATTATGGTGTTAAGGTGAATCCCTCCTCCATGTTTGATATTCAGGTTAAGCGTATTCATGAGTATAAGCGTCAGTTGCTTAACTGTCTGCACATTATTACTATGTACAACCGCATCAAGGCTAACCCAGGAGCTCCATTTGTACCTCGCACAGTTATGATTGGTGGTAAAGCTGCCCCTGGCTACCACACAGCTAAGCAGATCATCCGTCTCATTTGTGCTGTAGGTCGTGTAGTGAATAATGA
It encodes:
- the Glyp gene encoding glycogen phosphorylase, giving the protein MAAPQTDLEKRKQISVRGIAQVENVGNVKKTFNRHLHYTLVKDRNVATPRDYYFALAHTIRDHLTSRWIRTQQHYYEKDPKRVYYLSLEYYMGRSLTNTMINLGIQSACDEALYQLGLDIEELESLEEDAGLGNGGLGRLAACFLDSMATLGMAAYGYGIRYEYGIFAQKIRNGEQVEEPDDWLRFGNPWEKARPEYMIPVNFYGRVEDTPQGKKWVDTQIVFAMPYDNPIPGYKNNVVNTMRLWSAKSPNNFNLKFFNDGDYIQAVLDRNFAENISRVLYPNDNFFEGKELRLKQEYFMVAATLQDIIRRFKASKFGSKDQVRTDFDTFPEKVALQLNDTHPSLAIPELMRILVDIEGLSWAKAWGICVKTCAYTNHTVLPEALERWPTSMLEHILPRHLQIIYEINHFHLQEVSKRWPGDMDRVRRMSLVEECGEKRINMAHLCIVGSHAVNGVAAIHSEIIKRDIFKDFAEMNPEKFQNKTNGITPRRWLLLCNPALADVIAEKIGEEWVVHLDQLTKLKPLAKDAGFIRAVQTAKQENKMRLAKQLEQDYGVKVNPSSMFDIQVKRIHEYKRQLLNCLHIITMYNRIKANPGAPFVPRTVMIGGKAAPGYHTAKQIIRLICAVGRVVNNDPIVGDKLKVVYLENYRVTLAEQIIPAADLSEQISTAGTEASGTGNMKFMLNGALTIGTLDGANIEMMEEMGKENIFIFGMTVEEVEELKRRGYNAHDYYNRLPELRQCIDQISSGFFSPSNPDQFKDLVNILMYHDRFFLFADFESYIKCQDSVNKLYQNPNDWTSKAIMNIASSGKFSSDRTIAQYGREIWGVEPSWEKLPAPHEPRDTDITREEAK